The following coding sequences lie in one Saccopteryx bilineata isolate mSacBil1 chromosome X, mSacBil1_pri_phased_curated, whole genome shotgun sequence genomic window:
- the LOC136317880 gene encoding germ cell-less protein-like 2, which translates to MGSVGSQLLRRRESGIADPCPEPGAQAGTSYGSDNHKRRRRSPSLGPESENSRSHLDPEDNLQQLVSRNHHKKVKLASEYAYQTLFLNGDSSDIKIRALGKEWCLHKIFLCQSGYFATMLRASGNESQEDVINLEINDPNIDVDSLHFALGSLYNHDYVFREPLQVPGVLAAACLLQVEDLLYQCDKNMKETINEKTVCGYYAAAETYGLESVKTRCFEWLLHNLMTHPSVELFKELSIDLMNQLISSSNLLVMQKEIDVYTTVKKWMFLRLNPTWNGTTSQLLVNANNWFSRHKEHVGNIAFLETERGIAFQPVFKNLRFQHIICGQVSIRVIERDALIPSQWLSSLFKQQWFTWLRAKLCREIWHRYTNEREFEKGSMRCGKMIVTDGEYAWRWSVSNFCFPLCVIFTRNYIIFKQHTFTHSGDGSVCSYPLRKIAFRLTLAHFDSSGNLSFSKTTGYQILTIQNDEEQVVMELDSTALSFPCYIFCNFLFMPLENPEN; encoded by the coding sequence ATGGGGTCCGTGGGCAGTCAGCTCCTGAGACGGAGGGAATCAGGCATAGCGGATCCGTGTCCTGAGCCAGGAGCTCAGGCAGGCACCAGTTATGGATCTGACAACCATAAGCGAAGGCGCCGCAGTCCCTCCTTGGGCCCAGAGTCCGAGAATAGCCGCAGTCACCTAGACCCAGAAGACAATCTACAGCAACTGGTGAGCCGAAACCATCATAAAAAAGTTAAGCTCGCATCTGAATATGCTTACCAAACTTTATTTCTGAATGGGGACAGCAGTGATATTAAAATCCGCGCTCTGGGGAAAGAATGGTgtttacacaaaatatttttatgtcagtCAGGCTACTTTGCAACTATGTTGAGAGCTTCTGGGAATGAATCTCAGGAAGATGTTATTAACCTGGAGATTAATGACCCTAACATAGATGTCGACTCCCTGCACTTTGCACTAGGCTCGTTGTACAATCATGACTATGTCTTCAGGGAGCCCCTTCAGGTTCCAGGAGTTTTGGCAGCAGCCTGTCTGCTTCAAGTAGAGGACTTACTGTATCAGTGTGATAAGAACATGAAGGAAACAATTAACGAGAAAACTGTATGTGGCTATTATGCAGCAGCAGAAACCTATGGGTTAGAGTCTGTAAAGACAAGGTGCTTTGAATGGCTTCTTCACAATTTGATGACACATCCAAGTGTGGAACTTTTCAAGGAACTCAGTATAGATCTCATGAATCAGCTTATTTCTTCTTCGAATTTACTAGTAATGCAAAAGGAAATAGATGTGTATACCACAGTGAAAAAGTGGATGTTCCTTCGTCTTAACCCAACATGGAACGGAACAACAAGTCAGCTTTTAGTGAATGCAAACAACTGGTTTTCCAGGCACAAAGAACATGTTGGTAACATCGCCTTCCTTGAAACCGAAAGAGGCATAGCATTTCAACCAGTGTTTAAAAACTTGAGGTTTCAGCATATCATCTGTGGCCAGGTCTCCATAAGAGTTATTGAGCGAGATGCTCTGATTCCTTCACAATGGTTATCATCTCTTTTCAAACAGCAATGGTTTACCTGGCTTAGAGCAAAACTATGCAGGGAAATCTGGCACCGCTATACCAATGAAAGAGAATTTGAAAAAGGTAGCATGAGGTGCGGTAAAATGATTGTCACAGATGGAGAATACGCCTGGAGGTGGTCAGTTAGCAACTTCTGCTTTCCCTTATGTGTTATCTTTACCaggaattatataattttcaagcAACATACTTTCACTCACTCAGGTGATGGTTCAGTTTGTTCATACCCTCTAAGAAAGATTGCATTCAGACTCACTTTGGCTCATTTTGACTCTAGCGGAAACCTAAGTTTCAGCAAAACAACTGGTTATCAAATACTAACCATTCAAAATGATGAGGAACAAGTGGTAATGGAATTGGATAGCACAGCTCTTAGCTTTCCTTGCTATATATTCTGTAACTTTCTGTTTATGCCAttagaaaacccagaaaattgA